A window from Vigna angularis cultivar LongXiaoDou No.4 chromosome 7, ASM1680809v1, whole genome shotgun sequence encodes these proteins:
- the LOC108337205 gene encoding L10-interacting MYB domain-containing protein encodes MELEASNQPKQERSRTRWTASLDKIFADLVVKQIQLGNRPNNVFDKKTWNHIRDEFNRQTDLSFNNNQLRKHLDVLRTRFYNLKSAYDQNNDFVMDDSCCIGFEQWDDIGAQPRHETVKGKDCPIYEQLCAIFIDSAADGKYAQSSHYEELDKSFGTDASGFTPCLEAKVSHYENPSTSKSIPGNISTSEKVTKNSLDRKRKRSYETQTTGLDQDTCNAMAEALLDMVAVSRLRAVVSSVSDDKFSITNCIKALDEIEGIDQQLYFSALDLFENPSLREIFISLKSVKIRLTWLQGKCSRSPFH; translated from the exons ATGGAACTTGAAGCTAGCAATCAGCCCAAGCAAGAGCGATCAAGGACAAGATGGACAGCATCCCTTGACAAGATATTTGCAGACTTGGTTGTCAAGCAGATTCAACTAGGAAATAGACCAAACAATGTTTTTGACAAGAAAACATGGAATCATATTCGGGATGAGTTTAATAGGCAAACAGACCTTAGTTTCAACAACAATCAATTGAGGAAGCATCTAGATGTACTTCGGACCCGCTTCTACAACTTGAAATCCGCTTATGATCAGAATAATGATTTTGTAATGGATGATTCCTGTTGCATTGGCTTTGAGCAGTGGGATGATATAGGG GCACAGCCTAGGCACGAAACAGTTAAAGGGAAAGATTGTCCAATATATGAGCAACTGTGCGCAATCTTCATAGATTCAGCAGCTGATGGGAAATACGCCCAGTCTAGTCATTATGAAGAGCTTGACAAATCTTTTGGAACTGATGCATCTGGCTTTACACCATGTCTAGAAGCTAAGGTCTCACATTATGAAAACCCATCAACATCTAAATCTATTCCTGGGAATATCTCAACTTCTGAGAAGGTGACCAAGAATTCTCTAGATAGGAAACGGAAACGGTCGTACGAGACACAAACTACTGGCCTGGATCAGGACACCTGCAATGCTATGGCAGAAGCCTTGTTAGATATGGTTGCTGTTTCAAGGTTAAGGGCAGTCGTTTCAAGTGTAAGTGATGACAAGTTTTCCATAACAAACTGCATTAAGGCTCTAGATGAGATAGAAGGCATTGATCAACAGCTCTACTTTTCTGCCCTGGATCTCTTTGAGAACCCTAGCTTAAGGGAGATATTCATTTCTCTAAAAAGTGTCAAGATAAGGTTGACATGGTTACAAGGAAAGTGCAGTAGAAGTCCCTTCCATTAG
- the LOC108337279 gene encoding protein disulfide-isomerase LQY1, chloroplastic, whose protein sequence is MTLSPSLSLPNLHSSFLSCPLKSKPSATTFLQPKPSSYPRIRALELDQNTVVAISVGLVSVAVGIGIPVFYETQIDNAAKRDNTQPCFPCTGSGAQKCRFCLGSGNVTVELGGGEKEVSRCINCDGVGSLTCTTCQGSGIQPRYLDRREFKDDD, encoded by the exons ATGACACtgtctccttctctttctctccctaACTTgcattcttcttttctttcttgccCTCTGAAATCCAAGCCTTCTGCAACAACTTTTCTTCAACCAAAACCCTCTTCTTATCCTCGCATTAGAGCTTTGGAGCTTGATCAAAACACG gtaGTGGCTATAAGTGTAGGACTCGTGAGTGTGGCTGTTGGAATTGGCATTCCAGTGTTCTACGAAACCCAAATCGATAATGCT GCTAAGAGAGATAACACGCAGCCCTGCTTCCCATGTACTGGATCTGGTGCTC AGAAATGCAGATTTTGCTTAGGATCTGGCAATGTGACAGTTGAACTTGGTGGGGGTGAGAAGGAGGTGTCTAGATGCATAAACTGTGATGGTGTTGGTTCACTCACATGCACAACTTGTCAAGGATCTGGAATTCAACCTCGTTACCTTGACCGCAG AGAATTCAAAGATGATGACTGA